A stretch of the Thermoanaerobaculia bacterium genome encodes the following:
- a CDS encoding cobalamin B12-binding domain-containing protein → MSRPIRVLVAKPGLDGHDRGAKVVARALRDAGMEVIYSGLRQTPEQIAVTAVQEDVDFIGLSILSGAHMTLFPEILSKLKSRNAEDILVVAGGIIPEQDVEALKQMGIREIFLPGTSTQTIVATIQDLYSRVRTIET, encoded by the coding sequence ATGAGCAGACCCATCCGAGTACTCGTGGCAAAACCGGGGCTGGACGGGCACGATCGAGGCGCAAAAGTTGTGGCCCGGGCTCTCAGAGATGCCGGAATGGAGGTCATCTATTCCGGGCTCAGGCAAACACCCGAGCAGATCGCCGTAACTGCGGTTCAGGAAGATGTAGATTTCATAGGACTTTCGATTCTTTCGGGCGCGCACATGACCCTCTTTCCCGAAATCCTTTCCAAGCTGAAATCCAGAAATGCCGAGGACATCCTGGTGGTAGCCGGTGGCATTATCCCCGAGCAGGATGTGGAGGCGTTGAAGCAAATGGGGATCAGAGAAATTTTCCTTCCTGGAACCTCGACACAGACCATTGTTGCCACGATTCAGGATCTTTACTCTCGAGTCAGGACCATTGAAACCTGA
- a CDS encoding biotin--[acetyl-CoA-carboxylase] ligase, whose product MPDSVGVALWDTLPSTQDAAMSVAEKLIDRGAPVSPLLIAAHRQTGGRGQDTRTWYSPQGGYYGSVLLPVQPENLSALPLKVGLTLTRFLQSLHPLDLSLRWPNDLLLAGKKVAGILINVRGEIAVVGLGVNLFIAQSDLNSEKLQDAANLSDRASLFADFSFFHSAVIHTLIPRLQTAMAQTFPREEWESMSAFRPGARLSWLSQGVRQEGIYRGISEQGYLCVTREGVDLQIVSASLVREESS is encoded by the coding sequence ATGCCTGATTCCGTAGGCGTGGCCCTCTGGGACACTCTACCCTCCACGCAGGATGCCGCCATGTCTGTGGCGGAAAAATTGATCGACAGGGGAGCGCCCGTTTCGCCCTTGCTGATTGCCGCACACCGTCAGACCGGCGGAAGAGGACAGGATACCCGGACATGGTACTCACCGCAGGGCGGCTACTATGGCTCGGTTCTTCTCCCTGTGCAGCCGGAGAACCTGTCGGCTCTGCCTCTCAAGGTGGGACTGACCCTGACCCGGTTTCTTCAATCACTGCATCCCCTTGATTTATCACTGCGCTGGCCGAATGATCTCCTCCTTGCGGGAAAGAAAGTTGCCGGAATCCTTATCAATGTCAGAGGTGAAATTGCGGTTGTCGGATTGGGAGTGAATCTCTTTATTGCACAATCCGATCTGAATTCCGAAAAATTGCAGGACGCGGCTAATCTTTCTGACAGGGCATCACTCTTTGCCGATTTTTCATTCTTCCACAGCGCTGTGATTCACACCCTGATCCCACGGCTTCAAACGGCCATGGCCCAAACCTTTCCCAGGGAGGAGTGGGAATCCATGTCAGCCTTCCGCCCGGGGGCTCGACTTTCATGGCTTTCCCAGGGTGTGCGTCAGGAGGGCATCTACCGGGGCATCAGTGAGCAGGGGTATCTCTGTGTCACCCGGGAAGGCGTGGATCTTCAAATCGTCAGTGCCTCATTGGTGAGGGAGGAATCTTCATGA
- a CDS encoding DMT family transporter, producing MKSARRAILADSSLFIVACIWGSTFIVVKDAIDYIPVYSFLFMRFGLAGLLLVGINLVRRKAIPLRSLVDGFFLGTALFLVFAFQTYGLRTTPASVTAFITGLYVIFVPLLWSLIRRALPSWNVALGILLALAGLALVTLREAISLTSGEFLVLICAIFCAVHIILTDTFSKRNDAAILTMVQVSIVSLESLAFSLYYDPGVIPDAFPSPVILALIVTSIFATVVAFGVQTAVQKFTSPNHTAIIFTMEPVAAAIFSALMGESPLNLRQYLGGGLIIAAMILTKSGGTNLDDPEIHA from the coding sequence ATGAAAAGCGCCCGAAGGGCAATTCTGGCAGACAGTTCTCTCTTTATCGTGGCCTGTATCTGGGGCTCCACCTTTATCGTGGTGAAGGATGCCATTGATTACATACCCGTTTACTCCTTTCTCTTTATGCGCTTCGGCCTTGCCGGGCTTCTCCTGGTTGGAATCAACCTCGTCCGGCGAAAAGCCATTCCACTTCGCAGCCTGGTGGATGGGTTCTTTCTCGGGACAGCTCTCTTTCTCGTCTTTGCATTTCAGACCTATGGTCTCCGGACGACCCCGGCTTCCGTCACAGCGTTCATTACCGGACTCTATGTAATTTTTGTCCCCCTCCTCTGGTCATTGATCCGGCGGGCCCTTCCGTCATGGAACGTGGCCCTTGGCATTCTGCTGGCCCTCGCCGGACTGGCCCTGGTCACACTCAGGGAGGCGATCTCTCTGACTTCAGGAGAATTTCTCGTTCTGATCTGCGCTATTTTCTGCGCGGTTCATATCATCCTTACGGACACCTTTTCAAAGCGGAATGATGCAGCCATCCTGACAATGGTCCAGGTCTCCATCGTATCGCTGGAATCTCTGGCCTTTTCTCTTTATTACGATCCAGGGGTTATTCCCGACGCGTTCCCGTCTCCTGTGATACTGGCCCTGATCGTGACCAGTATCTTTGCCACGGTCGTCGCATTCGGTGTCCAGACCGCAGTTCAGAAATTCACCTCTCCCAACCATACGGCGATTATCTTCACCATGGAACCGGTAGCGGCGGCGATCTTCTCCGCCCTGATGGGGGAAAGCCCCTTGAACCTCCGTCAGTATCTCGGCGGAGGCCTGATCATCGCCGCCATGATCCTCACGAAGTCCGGGGGTACGAATCTGGACGATCCGGAGATTCACGCATGA
- a CDS encoding ComEC/Rec2 family competence protein: MHHPWNIPFLCLLLITLLLLLLKRKPFLLVCVTLCLWSQAFLNQGHLSDGIFRGNIVLKGLWWKGEYDWRIHAQTSTGHPLILSLRTSEDPSSLWGAGARLRVTGEVDTPPPPSFVRWPSTPPHYLRVKSRRLIQDEGHVWWHPLAAPLRWNDWLSRNLRRYESFYPEACGLVQALALGRIWEMEEASIRIFRRSGLMHLLAISGFHVGLLAGILILLALPFRPPPRIAAMGTIVLFFGYIIFTGFRPSVTRAGLMVILYAGSILFRRPLSLPGALAGSLIFSAVLFPETVLLPGFVFTYVATGFIFLLWQGGPVIVESLRTAFCLPICLMPLQGYYFTSITLLSGLLTPFLGLALYLLLPLSLLASLTPGLILPILQVPAVWMHKILDNAASSFLGGYRIPAPSIPITLLAMGGILLLLVLRRDRPFRPLAIAALWLILTGIPVSPKPFVLGVDVGEGLAMAFSDCGEAMLIDTGRGPVNHSLLPVLLEHGIAGLNVLVLTHPDVDHTGAVEGLLHEIPVGSIFLSASRDPGWSDIRSLALQHQIPLRYLSRGDRFSLGSWEVEALWPPGLDPALVGNEGSLVLRVAGSLSVLVAADLPADLEPCILPGLPRTELLQVGHHGSKTSTSLEWLEAIDPGIAYIPVGRRNPFSHPNQNVLSRLRQRGALILRSDWHGTVYVSRSSILTISSSRAFRSLTSW; this comes from the coding sequence GTGCATCATCCCTGGAATATTCCCTTTCTCTGTCTTCTTCTGATCACGCTTCTCCTCCTCTTATTAAAAAGGAAACCGTTTCTTCTTGTCTGTGTCACGCTCTGTCTCTGGAGTCAGGCATTCCTGAATCAGGGACACCTGTCCGATGGGATCTTTCGAGGGAATATTGTCTTAAAAGGCTTGTGGTGGAAGGGAGAATACGACTGGCGTATCCACGCACAAACCTCGACAGGACATCCGCTGATCCTGTCTCTACGTACTTCGGAGGACCCCTCGAGCCTGTGGGGGGCGGGGGCACGTCTGCGGGTGACGGGTGAGGTCGACACTCCACCGCCTCCATCCTTTGTCCGATGGCCCTCGACTCCCCCTCACTATCTGAGAGTGAAAAGCCGGCGTTTGATTCAGGACGAAGGCCATGTGTGGTGGCACCCGCTTGCCGCACCGCTGCGATGGAATGATTGGCTTTCCCGAAATCTTCGAAGATATGAATCCTTCTATCCGGAAGCGTGCGGACTGGTTCAGGCGCTTGCTCTGGGGCGGATCTGGGAGATGGAGGAAGCTTCGATCCGCATTTTTCGACGGTCCGGGCTGATGCATCTTCTTGCCATCTCCGGTTTCCATGTAGGCCTTCTCGCCGGGATTCTGATTCTGTTAGCCCTGCCCTTTCGGCCTCCTCCCCGAATTGCGGCAATGGGAACCATTGTGCTCTTTTTCGGGTACATCATCTTTACCGGGTTTCGACCCTCCGTAACCCGGGCGGGTTTGATGGTGATTCTCTATGCGGGATCCATTCTTTTTCGCAGGCCGTTGTCACTTCCCGGAGCCCTGGCAGGTTCCCTGATATTCTCCGCGGTGTTGTTTCCCGAAACCGTTCTTCTTCCAGGGTTTGTCTTTACCTATGTCGCAACGGGGTTCATCTTCCTTCTATGGCAGGGAGGGCCGGTCATCGTAGAGTCTCTCCGAACGGCCTTCTGCCTGCCCATCTGTCTCATGCCCCTTCAGGGTTATTACTTTACATCGATCACCCTTCTCTCCGGTCTCCTGACACCCTTCCTGGGCCTGGCTCTCTATCTCCTTCTGCCGCTGTCGCTTCTCGCCTCGCTGACCCCGGGTCTTATTCTTCCCATTCTTCAGGTTCCTGCTGTCTGGATGCATAAAATTCTGGATAACGCCGCCTCATCTTTTCTGGGAGGATATCGGATCCCCGCTCCTTCGATCCCGATTACCCTCCTTGCCATGGGAGGGATACTCCTTCTTCTTGTTCTCCGGAGAGACAGGCCTTTTCGACCCTTGGCCATAGCTGCGCTCTGGCTGATCCTTACGGGAATTCCCGTCAGTCCGAAACCCTTTGTTCTTGGTGTCGATGTTGGGGAAGGGCTTGCCATGGCTTTTTCAGACTGTGGAGAGGCCATGTTAATTGATACGGGACGTGGGCCGGTCAATCACTCCCTTCTCCCCGTTCTTCTCGAGCATGGAATTGCCGGATTGAACGTCCTGGTATTAACTCATCCCGATGTGGATCACACCGGTGCTGTTGAAGGACTCCTCCATGAAATTCCCGTGGGGTCCATCTTTCTCTCCGCAAGCCGGGATCCTGGCTGGTCTGATATCCGATCCCTTGCACTTCAGCATCAGATTCCTCTGCGGTATCTGTCCCGGGGCGACCGATTTTCATTGGGATCCTGGGAAGTGGAAGCCCTCTGGCCTCCAGGATTGGATCCAGCCCTAGTGGGAAATGAGGGAAGTCTCGTTCTTCGAGTCGCGGGATCCTTAAGCGTTCTGGTAGCCGCAGATCTTCCCGCAGATCTTGAACCCTGCATCCTTCCCGGCCTGCCCCGGACGGAACTGCTCCAGGTGGGTCACCATGGGAGCAAGACTTCCACATCCCTGGAGTGGTTAGAAGCCATCGATCCCGGAATCGCATACATTCCCGTCGGCCGGAGGAATCCATTTTCCCATCCGAATCAAAACGTTCTTTCGAGGCTCCGGCAGAGGGGAGCCCTGATCCTGCGGTCAGACTGGCATGGGACGGTTTACGTCAGCAGATCGTCGATTTTGACGATTTCTTCGAGCCGGGCCTTTCGCTCACTGACATCGTGGTAG
- a CDS encoding 7-carboxy-7-deazaguanine synthase QueE — MKTPSEPKLIVSEIFSSIQGEGPFSGHPMVFVRLSGCRRHCRYCDTPYALDFTGDEMSLDEIMEKVKTHPWRHVEITGGEPMHQEGTAKLLQRLVDADYTALLETSGLESLSLVPEQVHVIMDIKTPGAAIHGSFLEENLKHLGPEDAIKFVICDRKDFDWAIHTIVEHDLLNRCPVYLSPSFHDLRAEILAGWILEQELPLRLNLQIHKVLWGEARAR, encoded by the coding sequence ATGAAAACCCCCTCGGAGCCTAAACTTATTGTGTCCGAGATCTTCTCGAGCATCCAGGGAGAAGGCCCCTTCTCGGGTCATCCCATGGTGTTTGTGCGCCTCTCAGGATGTCGGCGGCACTGCCGGTATTGTGATACACCCTACGCCCTTGACTTTACCGGGGACGAAATGTCCCTGGATGAAATCATGGAGAAAGTAAAGACCCATCCCTGGCGCCATGTCGAAATCACGGGAGGGGAACCGATGCACCAGGAAGGAACCGCAAAACTTCTCCAACGTCTGGTTGACGCAGACTATACGGCCCTCCTGGAAACTTCGGGTCTGGAAAGTCTTTCCCTCGTTCCGGAACAGGTCCACGTCATCATGGACATCAAAACGCCGGGCGCCGCCATCCACGGGTCCTTTCTTGAAGAAAACCTGAAACATCTTGGTCCTGAGGATGCCATAAAATTTGTTATCTGTGATCGAAAGGATTTTGACTGGGCGATTCATACGATCGTAGAACACGATCTTTTGAACCGATGCCCGGTTTATCTGTCCCCGTCCTTTCATGATCTCAGGGCAGAAATTCTGGCCGGATGGATCCTGGAGCAGGAACTTCCTCTGCGTCTCAACCTGCAGATCCATAAAGTCCTGTGGGGAGAAGCCAGAGCACGGTAG
- a CDS encoding type III pantothenate kinase — protein MTRSNCLLAVDAGNTNVVFGLFQGDDLLKTWRMATLIARTSDEYTAFLHGCMERLGIDSNQIFNIMVASVVPPLDLPLTQAFKEWIQVHPDFVRPGLKTGLPIHYDPPQDVGADRIVNAVAAKELYGSPAVVVDFGTATTFDVISSAGAYEGGMICPGVQLSVEILHSRAARLPRVDIRKPENLVGKSTQESIRSGIFFGYLSMVDGILKRLVAQLSSSTKIIATGGYASLIGSESEYIQHVDPDLTLYGLKILHERNR, from the coding sequence ATGACCCGATCAAATTGTTTGCTTGCCGTTGATGCAGGAAATACAAACGTTGTGTTTGGTCTCTTTCAGGGTGATGATCTCCTGAAAACGTGGAGGATGGCAACGCTGATTGCACGCACCTCGGATGAATATACTGCCTTTCTTCACGGCTGTATGGAACGCCTGGGCATTGATTCGAATCAGATTTTCAACATCATGGTGGCCAGTGTGGTTCCTCCCCTCGATCTACCCCTTACCCAGGCCTTCAAGGAATGGATCCAAGTTCACCCGGATTTTGTCCGACCGGGACTGAAAACCGGTCTCCCCATTCATTATGATCCTCCCCAGGATGTGGGAGCGGATCGGATTGTGAACGCGGTTGCCGCAAAGGAACTCTACGGATCTCCCGCTGTCGTTGTGGATTTTGGAACAGCCACAACCTTCGATGTGATTTCCTCAGCCGGGGCCTATGAAGGAGGGATGATCTGTCCCGGGGTTCAGCTTTCGGTAGAAATACTCCACTCCCGTGCCGCCAGGCTTCCCCGGGTTGATATTCGCAAACCGGAGAATCTGGTGGGGAAATCGACCCAGGAGAGCATCCGATCGGGAATCTTTTTTGGTTATCTTTCCATGGTGGACGGAATATTGAAACGACTGGTGGCTCAGCTGAGTTCGTCAACAAAGATTATTGCGACCGGAGGCTATGCTTCCCTGATCGGCTCCGAGTCTGAATATATTCAGCACGTTGACCCCGACCTGACTCTCTATGGGTTGAAAATTCTTCATGAGCGAAATCGATAA
- a CDS encoding radical SAM protein, with translation MKETRFFLPGMDKPVRTCLISPSSYAESSAHLGFQWVWRRLNSHPEVFCDRASLNDRRGVHSGYPLGGMSVLFITMPYEAAFPDLVRMLTHLQIPPLRENRSPKHPLLILGGHSARLIPHLLLSIVDALALGDIELLGNPLLDACARKDREALFKDLQRIDGVICDFPPGPNFYREVNPSFFALEENLPVAAFTTRSSAFPGAFLTEAGRGCPQHCKFCFISHAQGPFHPFPASSILQLPERFPGVDHFGLIGAAVGDHPDMEAILNVFADRGKRVSLSSIKVPFMKDATLQALRRCGETTVTIAPESGAEELRRAMNKPYSDERIVDAVARAGAAGFTRIKTYFLLGLPEEKNEDMAAIGSLLQRMRKSLRPSEKQTGRAVEILVSAAPFVPKPLTPWSEVPMVSAKDIRSRWNTLRGELRTINGVRLQKFEWKEALLQYRLLRASPDEAAALVDEFTRTDPAVARF, from the coding sequence ATGAAGGAAACGCGATTCTTCCTGCCCGGCATGGACAAGCCGGTACGAACCTGTCTGATATCACCCTCCTCCTACGCGGAAAGTTCCGCTCATCTCGGGTTTCAGTGGGTGTGGCGGAGATTGAACAGCCATCCCGAAGTCTTTTGCGATCGGGCGAGCCTGAATGATCGGCGGGGTGTTCATAGCGGGTATCCCCTGGGAGGGATGTCCGTACTCTTTATCACCATGCCCTACGAAGCCGCTTTTCCCGATCTCGTGCGCATGCTCACTCACCTGCAGATCCCTCCTCTCCGGGAGAACCGGTCTCCCAAACACCCGCTCCTGATTCTTGGAGGCCATTCCGCAAGATTGATTCCCCATCTGCTTCTTTCCATCGTGGACGCACTCGCTCTGGGAGATATTGAGCTACTGGGAAACCCACTTCTTGATGCGTGCGCAAGGAAGGATCGGGAAGCTCTTTTCAAAGATCTTCAGCGTATCGATGGCGTTATCTGTGATTTCCCGCCCGGTCCAAATTTTTATCGGGAGGTGAATCCCTCCTTTTTCGCACTCGAAGAGAACCTCCCGGTTGCAGCCTTCACCACCCGATCCTCAGCCTTTCCTGGTGCCTTTTTAACGGAAGCAGGAAGAGGCTGTCCCCAGCATTGCAAGTTTTGTTTTATCAGCCACGCGCAGGGTCCCTTTCATCCTTTCCCGGCCTCATCCATTCTGCAGCTGCCCGAACGGTTTCCCGGAGTGGACCATTTCGGTCTGATCGGGGCGGCCGTCGGGGACCATCCTGATATGGAGGCAATCCTGAACGTCTTTGCCGATCGGGGCAAAAGAGTCTCCCTCTCGTCGATCAAGGTTCCCTTCATGAAGGATGCGACTCTGCAGGCTCTCCGTCGCTGTGGCGAAACGACCGTGACGATTGCACCTGAATCAGGAGCTGAAGAACTGAGAAGAGCCATGAATAAGCCCTATTCCGACGAAAGGATCGTCGATGCGGTAGCCCGTGCGGGTGCGGCCGGGTTCACGCGAATCAAAACCTATTTTTTACTGGGTCTGCCGGAGGAAAAAAACGAAGACATGGCCGCGATCGGATCCCTTCTTCAGCGGATGCGGAAATCCCTTCGCCCCTCCGAGAAACAGACGGGGCGAGCCGTTGAAATCCTGGTGAGTGCAGCTCCCTTTGTTCCCAAACCTCTTACCCCCTGGTCGGAGGTTCCCATGGTCTCGGCAAAGGACATTCGTTCCCGCTGGAATACACTGCGGGGAGAGCTTCGCACAATCAACGGTGTCAGGCTTCAAAAATTCGAGTGGAAGGAAGCACTTTTGCAGTACAGGCTTCTTCGGGCTTCACCCGATGAAGCCGCTGCCCTTGTCGATGAGTTTACAAGGACCGATCCCGCGGTAGCCCGTTTCTGA
- a CDS encoding valine--tRNA ligase: MTNPAELSTRFDPGQFEERWYRFWLENNYFHAGNHDSRSVFSIVIPPPNVTGKLHMGHALVNTLQDVMIRYRRMQGRNTLWLPGTDHAGIATQMVVERELIKAGKSRHDLGREDFLSVMWDWKQKYKDNIKNQLMMLGCSCDWERERFTLDEGLSRAVRHVFVKLHQDGLLYRGRKIVNWCPRCQTALSDLEVEHQEVKGKLYHIAYPLEEGAASLILATTRPETLLGDTAVAVHPDDERYAGLIGQRVKLPLMNRSIPIVGDSMVDREFGTGVVKITPSHDPNDFEVAQRHHLPELTVMDERGVMNEEAGPYRGLDRFEARRAVLRDLSSQGLLKGEKDHLHAVGHCQRCQTMVEPYLSPQWYVHMKPLAEPAIDAVERGDLNFVPETWVKTYYEWMNNIHDWCISRQIWWGHRIPVFTCGPCGHVMVSETTPDSCEACGSRVLTQDDDVLDTWFSSALWPFSTMGWPEDTEDLRVFYPTTCLITGFDILFFWVARMIMMGLYCTGKLPFREVYLNALVRDARGQKMSKTRGNALEPETMCREFGADAVRFTLNILASPGRDIPLAPERMEGYKAFITKLWNAARFVMMKAPERKRLDGKPSPLPAKWILSRFQTLTKEVTSALDSYRFDQAAHALYHFLWHEYCDWFIELSKPYLQGELGSEKEQSDTVAVLYDVLDGTLRLLHPFMPFVTEEIWQAIKVSGETIVLAPFPEADETCHDPQAEEAMNWFIETIARIRSFRAAMSLPTATPLDMEVSSSGQGMVDGLGGLISQMAGLHRLTVVSETPSGLTDHVGGVVIGLKIPREILTRELKTRLEKDIVSMRGQLESLNRRLSDESFLTRAPAEIVEKQRQKVQELTERLNLMVENLGDDA, encoded by the coding sequence ATGACAAACCCAGCTGAGCTTTCGACCAGGTTCGACCCTGGTCAGTTTGAAGAACGGTGGTATCGTTTCTGGCTTGAGAATAACTATTTCCATGCAGGAAATCATGATTCACGGTCTGTATTCTCGATCGTGATTCCACCTCCCAACGTGACCGGGAAACTCCATATGGGTCATGCTCTGGTGAACACCCTTCAGGATGTCATGATTCGCTATCGACGAATGCAGGGAAGAAATACCTTATGGCTGCCCGGAACCGATCATGCGGGGATTGCAACCCAGATGGTGGTGGAGCGTGAGTTGATCAAGGCAGGAAAGTCGCGTCACGATCTTGGCAGGGAAGACTTTCTGTCCGTCATGTGGGACTGGAAACAGAAATATAAGGATAATATCAAGAACCAGCTCATGATGCTGGGCTGTTCGTGCGATTGGGAGAGAGAACGGTTCACCCTGGATGAAGGTCTATCCAGAGCTGTACGTCACGTATTTGTCAAGCTCCATCAGGATGGGCTTCTCTACCGGGGCCGGAAAATCGTGAACTGGTGTCCACGGTGTCAGACTGCTCTCAGCGACCTGGAGGTGGAGCATCAGGAAGTAAAGGGAAAACTCTACCATATTGCCTATCCCCTTGAAGAGGGTGCCGCTTCTCTGATTCTGGCAACGACAAGACCGGAGACCTTACTGGGGGACACCGCTGTGGCCGTCCATCCGGATGACGAACGGTACGCCGGTCTCATCGGGCAAAGGGTGAAATTACCCCTGATGAATCGATCCATTCCGATTGTGGGAGATTCCATGGTGGATCGAGAGTTTGGAACCGGAGTGGTGAAGATTACTCCTTCCCACGACCCGAACGACTTTGAGGTTGCCCAGAGACACCATCTTCCAGAGTTGACCGTAATGGATGAGAGAGGTGTGATGAATGAGGAAGCGGGTCCCTATCGTGGACTGGATCGGTTTGAAGCCCGGCGTGCTGTATTGCGGGATCTTTCCTCCCAGGGACTTTTAAAGGGTGAGAAAGACCACCTTCATGCCGTAGGTCACTGTCAACGTTGCCAGACGATGGTGGAACCCTACCTGTCTCCTCAGTGGTACGTTCACATGAAACCGCTGGCTGAACCTGCCATCGATGCAGTGGAACGGGGTGATTTGAACTTTGTTCCGGAGACCTGGGTGAAGACCTATTATGAATGGATGAATAATATTCATGACTGGTGCATCTCCAGGCAGATCTGGTGGGGTCACAGAATCCCTGTTTTTACCTGCGGTCCGTGTGGACATGTCATGGTCAGCGAAACGACCCCGGACTCCTGTGAGGCCTGTGGTTCCCGGGTCCTTACCCAGGATGACGATGTCCTGGACACCTGGTTCTCCTCCGCCCTGTGGCCCTTTTCGACCATGGGCTGGCCGGAGGATACGGAGGACCTTCGGGTGTTTTACCCTACGACCTGTCTGATTACCGGTTTCGATATTCTCTTTTTCTGGGTTGCCCGGATGATCATGATGGGGCTCTACTGCACCGGAAAACTTCCCTTCCGTGAGGTTTATCTGAACGCCCTGGTTCGCGATGCCCGCGGACAGAAGATGAGCAAGACACGGGGGAACGCTCTGGAGCCTGAAACCATGTGCAGGGAGTTTGGTGCCGATGCCGTTCGGTTTACCTTGAATATCCTCGCCAGTCCCGGAAGAGATATCCCTCTGGCCCCGGAGCGGATGGAGGGATACAAAGCCTTTATTACCAAACTCTGGAATGCCGCACGGTTTGTCATGATGAAAGCTCCGGAGCGGAAACGTCTGGACGGAAAACCATCTCCTCTGCCTGCAAAATGGATTCTCTCCCGATTTCAGACTCTCACGAAGGAGGTTACGTCCGCCCTGGATTCCTATCGGTTTGACCAGGCCGCGCATGCGCTCTACCACTTTCTGTGGCACGAGTACTGCGACTGGTTTATCGAGCTGTCCAAGCCGTACCTTCAGGGAGAACTGGGCAGTGAAAAAGAACAATCGGATACGGTGGCCGTCCTCTATGACGTTCTGGATGGAACGCTTCGTCTCCTCCATCCCTTTATGCCCTTTGTTACCGAGGAAATCTGGCAGGCCATTAAAGTCAGCGGAGAGACGATCGTACTGGCACCCTTCCCCGAAGCAGATGAAACCTGCCATGACCCACAGGCTGAAGAGGCCATGAACTGGTTTATCGAGACCATTGCCAGAATTCGATCATTCCGTGCGGCGATGTCGCTTCCGACCGCCACTCCTCTGGATATGGAAGTGTCTTCTTCCGGGCAGGGTATGGTGGATGGCCTCGGGGGCCTTATCTCTCAAATGGCAGGACTGCACAGGCTCACGGTTGTTTCAGAGACTCCATCCGGCCTTACCGACCATGTGGGCGGTGTCGTAATTGGTTTGAAAATTCCGAGGGAGATCCTTACCCGAGAGCTGAAAACCAGACTTGAGAAGGATATCGTATCCATGAGAGGTCAGCTGGAGAGTCTGAATCGACGTCTTTCGGATGAATCCTTCCTTACCAGGGCACCGGCCGAAATTGTGGAAAAACAGCGTCAAAAGGTTCAGGAATTAACGGAGCGTCTGAATCTCATGGTTGAAAACCTTGGAGACGATGCCTGA
- a CDS encoding response regulator, whose product MAKKILLADDSLTIQKVIELTFPSDRFEVVSFSNGKDALDKLDAVRPDIVLADVVMPSIDGYEVCRQVKARYPGTPVVLLTGTFEPFDEQKAQDAGADANVIKPFDSSALVQKVDELLASYGEAQPQPEVSGVPEEAPAEPAYEPPVVPPAPGQPSFSFEEPSPAPVPGEEPAEELFDTGAPSAPVQEEGPLSDTVPEAPVPGDVLAEEPLFDVPSEPAGASEAPFAEELIPQEAVSSAPLNEVPAEEPAYEAPAEETAEAPSWDAPVPETPAEEPAYEAPAEEAAEAPSWDAPVPEAPAEEPSYEAPAEEAAEAPSWDAPVP is encoded by the coding sequence ATGGCTAAAAAGATCTTACTGGCAGATGACAGTTTGACCATTCAGAAGGTGATTGAGTTGACGTTTCCTTCCGACCGATTCGAGGTGGTGTCCTTTTCCAACGGAAAGGACGCTCTTGATAAACTTGACGCGGTCAGGCCCGATATCGTCCTCGCAGACGTCGTGATGCCATCCATTGATGGATACGAGGTGTGCAGACAGGTTAAAGCACGTTATCCAGGAACTCCGGTTGTTCTGTTGACGGGAACATTTGAGCCCTTTGATGAACAGAAGGCTCAGGATGCCGGAGCCGATGCCAATGTGATCAAGCCCTTTGATTCCTCTGCCCTGGTACAAAAGGTGGACGAACTGCTGGCTTCTTATGGGGAGGCTCAGCCTCAGCCGGAAGTTTCCGGAGTGCCCGAGGAAGCTCCCGCTGAACCCGCTTATGAACCGCCGGTTGTTCCTCCAGCACCGGGACAGCCCTCTTTTTCTTTTGAAGAGCCTTCTCCGGCACCCGTTCCCGGGGAAGAGCCTGCGGAAGAACTCTTTGACACGGGGGCTCCATCCGCGCCGGTTCAGGAAGAAGGACCCCTTTCCGATACCGTACCGGAAGCACCCGTTCCCGGAGACGTTCTGGCTGAAGAACCTCTATTCGATGTTCCGTCTGAACCTGCCGGGGCGTCGGAGGCGCCCTTTGCCGAAGAACTGATTCCGCAAGAGGCAGTTTCTTCCGCGCCATTGAACGAGGTTCCCGCGGAAGAGCCTGCGTATGAAGCCCCGGCCGAAGAGACTGCGGAAGCCCCCTCCTGGGATGCCCCGGTTCCGGAAACACCCGCGGAAGAGCCTGCGTACGAAGCCCCGGCCGAAGAAGCCGCGGAAGCTCCCTCCTGGGACGCCCCGGTTCCGGAAGCGCCCGCGGAAGAGCCTTCGTATGAAGCCCCGGCCGAAGAAGCCGCGGAAGCTCCCTCCTGGGACGCCCCGGTTCCGG